In a single window of the Acyrthosiphon pisum isolate AL4f chromosome X, pea_aphid_22Mar2018_4r6ur, whole genome shotgun sequence genome:
- the LOC100573556 gene encoding uncharacterized protein LOC100573556, producing MAKSRNGLTAVGLSVLGVSLVLLAFTTKSWLVTDEKFEHPKFERIGLWVVCFNDFEDPHHWYDTRSHSCWWVFEGEYYIIDDILFKGFFIATQFFFSTCLLLTIFGIFYSTLYMYLNRAHERFIQILLRAATLYLAAAVCSTIALIIFGTYGDSRVWMPNWENNNIGWSYGVAVTGTITLYVSGVLYGIECRAHMYKRKKMATQRVYYHYDEDDIKQMSLTDI from the exons ATGGCCAAGTCCAGAAATGGTCTGACGGCCGTTGGCCTGTCGGTTTTGGGAGTGTCTTTAGTCCTGTTGGCGTTCACGACGAAGAGCTGGTTGGTCACGGATGAGAAATTTGAGCACCCGAAATTCGAAAGGATCG GTCTATGGGTAGTATGTTTCAACGATTTTGAAGACCCTCATCATTGGTACGATACAAGATCCCATAGTTGTTGGTGGGTGTTTGaaggagaatattatattatcgatgatattttattcaaag gtttttttattgctactcagttttttttttcaacttgtcTTCTCTTGACAATATTTGGTATATTCTACTCTACGCTTTATATGTATCTAAATAGAGCTCATGAacgttttattcaaattcttctTAGAGCTGCAACACTCTACTTAGCTGCAG ctgTATGCAGTACTATTGCTCTGATAATATTTGGAACATATGGAGACAGTAGAGTATGGATGCCAAATtgggaaaacaataatataggaTGGAGCTACGGTGTAGCAGTCACAGGAACTATTACTCTTTATGTCAGTGGAGTATTGTATGGAATAGAATGTCGGGCACACatgtataaacgtaaaaaaatggCTACTCAAAGAGTCTATTACCACTATGATGAAGATGACATAAAACAAATGTCGCTCACTGACATATAA